The following are encoded in a window of Microvirga ossetica genomic DNA:
- a CDS encoding IS110 family transposase — translation MTHYAGLDVSQKETSICIVDEQGRRLWRGTAPTDPEALAQILCRHGSDLQVGIETGPLMPWLVHELRRRGLEVICLDARHAKAALAMQLNKTDRNDAEGLAQIVRTGWYRSVHVKSFEAHRLRALLGARRQLVGMTTQLSNHIRGILKVFGLVVGMAHGRSFSERVETLLADQPAVAGIVRPMLQVWRELKDQIARFDKAVRQEVRQRAECRLLMSVPGVGALSVLAYVSAIEHPERFRQSRNVGAHLGLTPRRYQSGEIDRSGRISKCGDELVRSYLFEAAGVLLTRVQRWSPLKAWAVRLVQRSGFNKARVALARKLAVILHAIWRTGEPFRWTKLEAAA, via the coding sequence ATGACCCACTACGCCGGCCTGGATGTCTCGCAGAAGGAGACCTCGATCTGCATCGTGGATGAGCAGGGCCGCCGCCTCTGGCGCGGCACGGCCCCGACCGATCCCGAAGCTCTCGCCCAGATCCTATGCCGACACGGCTCTGATCTCCAGGTCGGTATTGAGACTGGTCCGCTGATGCCTTGGCTCGTGCACGAACTGCGTCGTCGTGGCTTGGAGGTGATCTGTCTCGACGCTCGCCACGCCAAGGCTGCTCTGGCCATGCAGCTTAACAAGACTGACCGCAATGACGCCGAAGGGCTGGCGCAGATCGTCCGCACCGGCTGGTACCGCAGCGTCCACGTCAAATCCTTCGAAGCGCATCGGCTCCGCGCCCTGCTCGGTGCCCGCCGGCAGCTGGTGGGTATGACCACGCAGCTGTCCAACCACATCCGCGGCATCCTGAAGGTCTTTGGCCTGGTGGTCGGGATGGCGCATGGCCGCTCGTTCTCTGAGCGAGTCGAGACCCTCTTGGCGGATCAGCCCGCGGTGGCCGGGATTGTGCGGCCGATGCTGCAGGTCTGGCGTGAGCTGAAGGACCAGATCGCCCGCTTCGACAAGGCAGTGCGGCAGGAGGTACGCCAGCGGGCCGAGTGCCGCCTCCTGATGAGTGTGCCGGGCGTCGGTGCTCTCTCGGTGTTGGCTTATGTCAGTGCGATCGAGCACCCGGAGCGCTTTCGGCAGTCCCGCAATGTCGGAGCTCATTTGGGTCTCACGCCGCGGCGATATCAGTCCGGCGAGATCGACCGGAGCGGCCGCATCTCGAAATGCGGTGACGAACTGGTGCGATCCTATCTGTTCGAGGCCGCCGGTGTCTTGCTGACTCGGGTGCAACGCTGGTCGCCGCTCAAGGCCTGGGCGGTGCGGCTGGTGCAGCGCAGTGGGTTCAACAAGGCCCGGGTGGCCCTGGCCCGCAAGCTCGCCGTCATTCTGCATGCGATCTGGCGGACGGGTGAGCCCTTCCGCTGGACCAAACTGGAGGCTGCCGCATGA
- a CDS encoding recombinase family protein, with the protein MRSELITDRHLARHAVIYIRQSSPHQVLSNQESLRLQYDLRRRALGLGWREEDVEIIDADLGLSGAAAVHREGFKDLIARVTLGQVGIVLSSEVTRLTRNCSDWYPLLDLCGYRDCLIADRDGVYDPGTANGRLLLGLKGTLSEVELHTIRARLTAGLLNKAARGELALILPVGLVRETGGVVVKNPDREVQARLDLIFTTFLRLRSASKVLHAFNERGLSIPRRGRFGDTVWRPPTVAAILQVLKNPAYAGAFVYGRTRSVRTAPLGKGSQKRLPREQWRIVVKDQYPAYISWATFEKIEAMLRDNYAEYDRNKTRGVPREGAALLHGMVYCGACGHKMVVQYKGGARYMCNYLRQQHGVPVCQVIPAAPVDAEAVAAFFKALTPAELDAYTQAVSLRREADAAGLKAQAQQVERLRYRAALAERQFDQVDPDNRLVAAELERRWEETLRDLRQAEAALADAAPEEGRVIPFGVGPDLQAAFTEVGRRLPDLWQQPALTTVRKKALLRCLIDKVVIHRAVRDTIALRLVWRGGATSEIALPITVGSLAELSRSGEMEAAIVERARAGESDAAIAAALTAAGHRSPLRQAVLPSTVQAIRLRHGILRERRQSHPRRIPGCLTVSQLAAQLGVTPHWIYDRIYNGTIAIELDAKTGLYLFPDGPTTLRAFQKLKAGKVDRLSPVPRLAC; encoded by the coding sequence ATGAGATCGGAACTTATCACCGACCGGCATCTGGCCCGCCACGCGGTCATCTACATCCGCCAGTCCAGTCCGCACCAGGTGCTGAGCAATCAGGAGAGTCTGCGCCTGCAGTACGATCTACGTCGGCGCGCGCTCGGCCTCGGGTGGCGTGAGGAGGACGTCGAGATCATCGATGCCGACCTCGGGCTGAGCGGCGCAGCCGCTGTCCACCGCGAGGGCTTCAAGGACCTGATCGCACGCGTTACGCTCGGCCAGGTTGGCATCGTGCTCTCCTCCGAGGTGACGCGCCTGACCCGAAACTGTTCGGACTGGTACCCACTGCTCGATCTGTGCGGCTACAGGGACTGCCTCATTGCCGACCGCGACGGAGTCTATGATCCGGGCACCGCTAATGGGCGCCTGCTGCTCGGGCTCAAGGGGACCCTCTCCGAAGTCGAGTTGCACACGATCCGCGCCCGCCTCACGGCTGGTCTCCTGAACAAGGCCGCACGCGGAGAGCTGGCGCTGATCTTGCCGGTCGGCCTCGTCCGGGAGACTGGCGGTGTGGTGGTCAAGAACCCTGACCGCGAGGTGCAAGCCCGCCTCGATCTGATCTTCACGACCTTCCTGCGGCTCCGCTCGGCCAGCAAGGTGCTGCACGCCTTCAACGAGCGCGGCCTGAGCATCCCGCGCCGGGGACGGTTCGGCGATACGGTCTGGCGCCCACCCACCGTTGCGGCCATCCTGCAGGTGCTGAAGAACCCCGCCTACGCCGGCGCTTTTGTCTACGGGCGCACCCGCTCGGTCCGCACAGCGCCCTTAGGCAAAGGCTCGCAAAAGAGGCTCCCGCGCGAGCAGTGGAGGATCGTCGTGAAGGACCAGTACCCCGCCTATATCAGCTGGGCGACGTTCGAGAAGATCGAGGCCATGCTGCGCGACAATTACGCTGAGTACGACCGGAACAAGACGCGTGGCGTGCCGCGCGAGGGTGCCGCGCTGCTGCACGGGATGGTTTACTGCGGCGCGTGCGGTCACAAGATGGTGGTCCAGTACAAGGGCGGCGCCCGGTACATGTGCAACTATCTTCGTCAGCAGCATGGCGTTCCGGTGTGCCAAGTCATCCCGGCCGCGCCGGTCGATGCCGAGGCCGTGGCGGCTTTCTTCAAGGCCCTCACCCCCGCCGAGTTGGATGCCTACACGCAGGCTGTTTCCCTCCGGCGCGAGGCAGACGCAGCCGGGCTGAAGGCTCAAGCGCAACAGGTTGAGCGGCTGCGCTACCGGGCGGCGCTGGCCGAACGGCAGTTCGATCAGGTCGATCCAGACAACCGTCTCGTCGCGGCTGAACTCGAGCGGCGCTGGGAGGAAACGTTGCGTGATTTGCGCCAGGCCGAAGCCGCGCTCGCCGATGCGGCGCCGGAAGAAGGCCGCGTCATCCCGTTCGGTGTCGGCCCTGATCTCCAAGCCGCGTTTACCGAGGTCGGTCGGCGCCTGCCGGATCTATGGCAGCAACCGGCCCTCACCACGGTGCGCAAGAAGGCGCTGCTGCGATGCCTCATCGACAAGGTGGTGATCCACCGTGCCGTCCGGGACACGATCGCCCTACGCCTCGTCTGGCGCGGCGGCGCGACGAGCGAGATCGCGCTGCCAATTACGGTTGGCTCGCTCGCTGAACTGTCACGGAGCGGCGAGATGGAAGCCGCCATCGTCGAGCGCGCCCGCGCGGGTGAGAGTGATGCGGCCATCGCCGCCGCGCTGACCGCCGCCGGACATCGCTCACCTCTGCGCCAGGCGGTCTTGCCGAGCACAGTTCAGGCCATCCGGCTGCGGCACGGCATCCTGCGCGAACGCCGCCAGTCGCATCCGCGCCGCATCCCCGGCTGCCTGACGGTGTCCCAACTCGCGGCCCAGCTCGGCGTTACGCCGCACTGGATCTATGACCGCATTTACAACGGCACGATTGCTATTGAACTGGATGCCAAGACAGGTCTCTATCTGTTCCCGGATGGCCCCACGACCTTGCGCGCGTTCCAAAAGCTCAAAGCCGGCAAGGTGGACCGCCTCTCTCCCGTCCCTCGGTTGGCTTGTTGA
- a CDS encoding right-handed parallel beta-helix repeat-containing protein, producing MPFPTAANTGVPSGTTLTPSGDIMVTKAGTVLNGLDIKGMVIIRADNVTIQNSKISSDEYSGVKVERGFKGASVINSDIDGMGSTAGSYGIMGNGTFVGNDIRGFENGINLTGGSSTVRGNYIHGLQAPGSPHYDGIQIQGGQNGVLIENNTIIVDHDQTGAIFMQNFFGSVNDVTVRNNYVDGGGYTMYYDGSKPTGYTMTNVVWEDNYNGRGYWGYEYIKADPRGNLPTRIDNVNTANPLSPDQASGGSETTPAPTPEPTEPTPINPAPSPDGTDQVESSVGYTLAENDKNLKLTGTADINGTGNALDNFLDGNDGANVLVGEGGNDILNGRYGGDTLWGNAGRDTFQFTSKWSSDGDKVMDFVRGTDRLDFSGIDANSAASGNQAFSWAGYKSASGTGLDGQIWAVKDATAGETHLYIKTGGSVATVDVAGTGYTLSSADFLL from the coding sequence CTCCGGCGACATCATGGTCACCAAGGCAGGGACCGTGCTCAATGGTCTCGACATCAAGGGTATGGTGATCATCCGCGCCGACAACGTGACCATCCAGAACAGCAAGATCAGTTCTGACGAATATTCTGGCGTCAAAGTCGAGCGGGGATTCAAGGGTGCATCGGTGATCAACTCCGACATTGATGGCATGGGCTCAACCGCCGGCTCGTATGGCATCATGGGCAACGGCACGTTCGTCGGCAACGACATCCGGGGCTTTGAGAACGGAATCAACCTGACCGGTGGCTCCTCGACAGTGCGCGGCAACTATATCCATGGCCTACAGGCTCCCGGCTCGCCGCATTACGACGGCATCCAGATCCAGGGCGGTCAGAACGGCGTGTTGATCGAGAACAACACGATCATCGTCGACCACGACCAGACGGGTGCGATTTTCATGCAGAACTTCTTCGGCAGCGTGAACGACGTCACTGTCCGCAACAACTATGTTGATGGCGGCGGCTATACGATGTACTACGACGGCAGCAAGCCAACCGGCTATACGATGACGAACGTTGTCTGGGAAGATAATTACAACGGTCGCGGCTATTGGGGCTATGAGTACATCAAGGCTGACCCGCGCGGCAATCTGCCGACGCGCATTGACAACGTCAACACGGCCAATCCGCTCTCGCCCGACCAAGCTTCCGGCGGCAGCGAAACCACGCCCGCTCCGACACCGGAGCCGACCGAGCCCACGCCAATTAATCCTGCCCCGTCTCCTGACGGTACCGATCAAGTCGAAAGCTCTGTGGGCTACACGCTTGCCGAAAATGACAAGAACCTGAAGTTGACTGGGACTGCCGACATCAACGGCACCGGCAACGCCCTGGACAACTTCCTCGATGGCAACGACGGTGCCAACGTACTGGTTGGTGAGGGCGGGAACGACATTCTCAATGGTCGTTATGGCGGTGATACCCTGTGGGGAAACGCGGGCCGTGACACGTTCCAGTTCACGTCGAAGTGGAGTTCGGACGGCGACAAGGTGATGGACTTCGTGCGCGGCACCGACCGGCTCGACTTCTCCGGCATCGATGCCAATTCGGCGGCGTCCGGTAATCAGGCGTTCTCCTGGGCCGGGTACAAGAGCGCCAGCGGCACCGGATTGGACGGCCAAATCTGGGCTGTTAAGGATGCGACGGCAGGCGAGACGCACCTGTACATCAAGACTGGGGGCTCAGTCGCGACTGTGGATGTGGCTGGCACTGGCTACACGCTGTCCTCGGCCGACTTCTTGCTTTGA